In a genomic window of Streptomyces sp. NBC_01231:
- a CDS encoding acyl carrier protein translates to MSEHITVEELSELMKKCAGVTVAPQELQQQYEAGFDTLGVDSLGLLGIVGELENRYGTPMPPDAERCKTPKQFLDQVNGALMTAGA, encoded by the coding sequence ATGAGTGAACACATCACCGTGGAAGAGCTGTCCGAGCTCATGAAGAAGTGCGCCGGGGTCACCGTCGCTCCGCAGGAGCTCCAGCAGCAGTACGAGGCAGGCTTCGACACCCTCGGCGTCGACTCGCTGGGCCTGCTCGGCATCGTGGGCGAGCTGGAGAACCGGTACGGCACGCCGATGCCGCCGGACGCGGAGCGCTGCAAGACGCCGAAGCAGTTCCTCGACCAGGTCAACGGTGCCCTGATGACGGCGGGAGCGTGA